GCAGGGCCAGGGTGCCGCCCAGCAGCAGCACGCGCAGGAGCCGGGCATTCCGGGGGGCGGCGAGGGTCACCCGACCAGTGTAGGCGGAGCGGGTGAGAAGGGCGGGGCACGCGCGTCTCCCCCCTCCCGCTAGACTGCCCCCCGATGCGCCCCGAACTGCTCGACCGCGTGCTGGCCCTGCTGCCCCAGGAGAGCGGGCGCCCGGAGCTGCGCCACTTTTCCGAGATGCTGCGCGACTACCCTCGGCGCGGCGGCAAGGGGGTCCGCTCGGAATTGCTCCTCGCCTCGGCGCGGACCCACGGGTTGCGGCCCGGTTCGGCGGGCTGGGAGGGCGCCCTGTGGCTCGCCGCGGCCCTGGAACTCTTCCAGAACTGGGTCCTGATCCACGACGACATCGAGGACGATTCGGAGGAGCGCCGGGGGAGGCCCGCGCTGCACCGCCTGCACGGGGTTCCGCTGGCGATCAACGTGGGGGACGCGCTGCACGTCTACATGTGGGAGGCCGTGCATCGCGCGGGCGTGCCGGGCGGCATGGAGGAGTTTCTCGCCATGATCCACCGCACCGCCGAGGGCCAGCACCTCGACCTCACCTGGGTCCAGCACCGCGAGTGGAACCTCACGGAGGCCGACTACCTGGAGATGGTGCGGCTGAAAACGGCCCACTACACGGTCGTGGTTCCGCTGCGGCTGGGGGCGCGGGCGGCGGGAGTCACGCCGGACGACCGCTTCACCCCGGCGGGGCTTGCCCTGGGCGCGGCCTTCCAGATCCGGGACGACGTGCTCAACCTGCGGGGCGACCCCCACCTGTACGGCAAGGAGATCGGCGGCGACCTGCTGGAGGGCAAGCGCACCCTGATCGTGCTGCACTGGCTGGCCCAGGCACCGGGGGAGCAGCGGAGGGTCTTTCTGGAGCAGATGGGGCGCGACCGGGCCGAGAAGGACCCCGCCGCCATCGCCGACATCCACCGCTGGCTCCTGGAGAGCGGGAGCGTGGGGTACGCGCAGGACTACGCGGACGCCCAGGCACGCGAGGGGCTGGGGCTGCTGGAGGAGGCGCTGGCGGACGCGCCGGACCAGGACGCGGCACGGGAACTGCTGAGCCAGATGCGGGAGCTGGCGACGCGGGAGGCGTGACAGGCTTCGCCAGGAGTATTTCTCGTCTCCAACGGGCATTCGGGTGGGCCTCATCCGGCTTGTCACCTTGAACGAAGGGAAGGGTCCCGAGGCTCGGGGATGCTTCGCTGACGCTCAGCGTGACAACCCTGTTGCGCTCCCCAAAGGGAAAGGGCGACCAGGTCACCCCAGCCACCCCTTTCGAGCCCCCGACTTAAGGTATGGGCGTCCCCGCGTAGCCCACCCCGTGGCGTGAGTAGGCCTGCACCGGCTCTCCCCCCTGCATGTCCACCTGGAGGAAATAGCGGGTATTGTCCAGCTTCCTGACGATCTTGCGCGTCGCCACCTCAATGACGTGCCCCGTCGAAATCTGCGCGTATTTCCCGTCCCGGGTGAAGTTCACCCACTTGGGCTGGTTGTTCGCGTCACCCAGGTCGCGCACGTCGATGTCCGCGATCTGTTTCGGGGCCACACTCGGCAGCCCGCTCACGTCGAAGATGTGGACGTAGCGGTTGTACGAGTCCAGCACCCACACCTCCTTCTCGTCCGGGGTCAGGGCGACCCCGTGGCTCTGGGTGATCGGCCAGGAGGCATCTTTCCAGGGAAAGCCCTGCACCGGCACGCTGTAGAGCTTCTTCCCGGTCGTCAGGTCCCCCACCTCGAAGCCCGAGAAATGGTCCGGGTTCA
This sequence is a window from Deinococcus aerius. Protein-coding genes within it:
- a CDS encoding polyprenyl synthetase family protein, coding for MRPELLDRVLALLPQESGRPELRHFSEMLRDYPRRGGKGVRSELLLASARTHGLRPGSAGWEGALWLAAALELFQNWVLIHDDIEDDSEERRGRPALHRLHGVPLAINVGDALHVYMWEAVHRAGVPGGMEEFLAMIHRTAEGQHLDLTWVQHREWNLTEADYLEMVRLKTAHYTVVVPLRLGARAAGVTPDDRFTPAGLALGAAFQIRDDVLNLRGDPHLYGKEIGGDLLEGKRTLIVLHWLAQAPGEQRRVFLEQMGRDRAEKDPAAIADIHRWLLESGSVGYAQDYADAQAREGLGLLEEALADAPDQDAARELLSQMRELATREA